A single genomic interval of Hippea jasoniae harbors:
- a CDS encoding sensor histidine kinase, with amino-acid sequence MIKTERFTETLKTNFLILAVRLFSVSGAVVWVTYPQLYFAHINKIQIIFIYNLIIYIYTLLFIIRFFLPNQSRRCELFCFSTFVFDQIVISYFTYNTGGFSSPFYSGYFVVTTISAFVLGVRWALLTALAGGIFYIFFNYSYGIGLYNIAEIIYRIIPFFVIALPTGILSDLLEKHIKEIDSLNEKLKQQNIKLQESLEKIESMQKQLIKREKENALLEITEGLAHRLRNPIMSIGGMANILDKKLKKQTPHKELEKYVEYIKTESKNISQILNNILQMSDREVQLKFISLPKIIEKVLNEFDNQIKTYNIKVVKKFEERLQPIRSDEKKLKVALRNIIDNCIKAMKNGGNLTIEVKKSTEIKNMVEINIIDTAGGIPKEILKNIFKPFESGGEVKKGIGLPIAKHSIETVGGELYIDSKIGQGTTFKILLPM; translated from the coding sequence TTGATAAAAACCGAGCGTTTCACAGAAACGCTTAAAACAAACTTTTTAATATTAGCTGTAAGGCTTTTTTCGGTTTCTGGTGCCGTTGTCTGGGTAACGTATCCTCAACTCTACTTCGCACACATCAATAAAATTCAAATAATCTTTATATACAACCTCATCATATACATCTACACGCTGCTTTTTATAATAAGATTCTTTTTACCTAACCAATCAAGGAGGTGCGAGTTATTTTGTTTTTCAACATTTGTTTTTGATCAAATAGTAATATCCTACTTCACATACAACACAGGTGGATTTTCAAGTCCATTCTACTCTGGATATTTTGTTGTTACAACAATATCAGCATTTGTGCTTGGTGTAAGATGGGCACTTTTAACGGCACTTGCAGGTGGAATTTTTTACATATTTTTTAACTATAGCTATGGGATCGGTTTATACAATATTGCTGAAATTATATACAGAATCATACCTTTCTTTGTTATTGCTCTACCTACAGGAATATTAAGCGATCTATTAGAGAAACATATTAAAGAAATCGACTCATTAAACGAAAAACTCAAACAACAAAATATAAAATTGCAGGAATCGTTAGAAAAAATAGAATCTATGCAAAAACAATTAATAAAAAGAGAAAAGGAAAACGCCCTGTTAGAAATAACAGAAGGGCTGGCGCACAGACTGAGAAATCCCATCATGAGTATTGGTGGAATGGCAAATATATTGGATAAAAAATTAAAAAAACAAACACCCCACAAAGAACTTGAAAAGTATGTGGAATACATAAAAACAGAAAGCAAAAATATCAGTCAGATTTTAAACAACATACTGCAGATGAGCGATAGAGAGGTGCAATTAAAATTCATATCTTTGCCCAAGATTATAGAAAAAGTATTAAATGAGTTTGACAATCAAATAAAAACTTATAACATAAAGGTTGTAAAAAAATTTGAAGAAAGGCTTCAGCCCATCAGGAGTGATGAGAAAAAACTCAAGGTTGCTCTAAGAAACATCATCGACAACTGCATTAAAGCAATGAAGAATGGTGGTAACTTAACCATTGAGGTAAAAAAATCTACAGAAATCAAAAATATGGTGGAAATAAACATCATTGATACTGCTGGTGGTATTCCAAAGGAGATTCTAAAAAATATATTCAAACCGTTTGAGTCTGGTGGAGAAGTAAAAAAAGGCATTGGCCTGCCCATAGCAAAACATTCTATTGAGACAGTGGGTGGAGAGTTATACATAGACAGCAAAATAGGTCAGGGCACGACATTTAAAATACTACTGCCGATGTGA
- a CDS encoding enoyl-CoA hydratase/isomerase family protein: MKEIEVSKNGQIGFITLNDPEHLNVFTTPLARQLNDALVELDNDKDIRVVVINAAGKGFSAGIDVNELKDKTPLELLKTTQLMEQMNLTMTNMKKPTIASVKGFAVANGFGLVALCDLAVAAKGTKFGLTAINVGLSCIGPAVAVSRIIGRKRTLELLLTGRIIMAEEAYQWGLINRVVDDDKLEEETMKLAEELAQKSPLALQITRNAFYKMADLPHEKAIELANYAFTQICALEDAKEGVEAFLQKRQPNWKLK; the protein is encoded by the coding sequence ATGAAGGAGATTGAGGTATCAAAAAACGGTCAGATAGGCTTTATTACACTAAACGATCCTGAGCATTTAAATGTTTTTACAACGCCGCTTGCCCGTCAGCTAAACGATGCACTTGTTGAGCTTGATAACGACAAAGATATACGGGTGGTTGTGATTAATGCGGCAGGTAAAGGGTTTTCTGCTGGTATAGATGTCAACGAATTAAAAGACAAAACACCGCTTGAATTACTCAAAACCACCCAATTAATGGAGCAGATGAACTTAACAATGACAAACATGAAAAAACCAACTATTGCATCGGTAAAAGGGTTTGCCGTGGCAAATGGCTTTGGGCTTGTTGCACTATGTGATCTTGCCGTTGCAGCCAAAGGAACAAAATTTGGTTTAACAGCCATAAATGTGGGTTTATCCTGCATTGGACCTGCTGTTGCTGTATCAAGGATTATAGGTAGAAAAAGAACACTTGAGCTACTGCTTACAGGCAGAATAATTATGGCAGAAGAAGCCTACCAGTGGGGTTTAATAAACAGGGTCGTGGATGATGATAAATTAGAAGAAGAAACAATGAAATTGGCAGAAGAACTTGCTCAAAAAAGCCCTCTTGCACTTCAGATAACAAGAAACGCATTCTACAAAATGGCAGATCTACCACATGAAAAGGCAATTGAGCTTGCAAATTACGCATTCACCCAAATTTGTGCACTTGAGGATGCAAAAGAGGGAGTTGAGGCTTTCCTGCAGAAACGCCAACCAAACTGGAAACTAAAATAA
- a CDS encoding plastocyanin/azurin family copper-binding protein translates to MRSYFFVVSLVLMLGGSFSFNTTVSATNMMGGSQMMGGKGNMKGNMMGGSQMMNKMRNLSTISINELKSFYKIPVAGVRINKKTNTVKFLDSKITIPIIASPDEDNMYAFGVYGLVNPTIVVKEGSVITIKLVNKDDDMPHAIMITKTQPPYNNMPMMMNSVAFGGAVIMPIPKKSNSGYYVDSTTFTATTPGVYYYICQIPGHAAKGMYGKFVVLK, encoded by the coding sequence ATGAGAAGTTATTTTTTTGTGGTTAGTTTAGTTTTGATGCTGGGTGGTTCTTTTTCTTTTAATACTACTGTTTCTGCAACAAATATGATGGGTGGCTCCCAAATGATGGGCGGTAAAGGAAACATGAAGGGTAATATGATGGGTGGCTCCCAAATGATGAATAAAATGAGAAATTTGAGTACTATTTCAATTAACGAATTAAAGAGTTTCTATAAAATCCCTGTTGCTGGTGTAAGGATTAATAAAAAGACAAATACGGTAAAATTTTTGGATTCAAAGATTACTATACCTATAATAGCTTCTCCTGATGAGGATAATATGTATGCCTTCGGTGTTTATGGTTTGGTTAATCCTACTATTGTTGTTAAAGAAGGCTCTGTTATAACCATTAAACTTGTTAATAAGGATGATGATATGCCTCATGCAATAATGATTACAAAAACCCAACCACCTTACAACAATATGCCCATGATGATGAACAGTGTTGCATTTGGAGGGGCTGTAATTATGCCCATACCAAAGAAATCGAATTCGGGATATTATGTTGATAGCACAACATTTACGGCAACCACCCCTGGCGTGTATTACTATATTTGCCAGATTCCTGGTCATGCTGCAAAAGGTATGTATGGTAAATTTGTTGTCTTAAAATGA
- a CDS encoding metal-sensing transcriptional repressor — translation MEKADIKHKEAYQLLKTALGHLKAVTAMIEENRYCIDISTQLMAVISILKKSNAMILSKHLKTCIKDAVRYKDESEIDEKIEEMDKIIKYIIKM, via the coding sequence ATGGAAAAAGCGGATATAAAACATAAAGAGGCTTATCAACTGTTAAAAACTGCTTTAGGGCATTTAAAGGCTGTTACTGCTATGATTGAGGAAAATAGGTATTGTATTGATATTTCTACTCAACTAATGGCAGTGATTTCTATTCTAAAAAAGTCAAATGCAATGATACTGAGTAAGCATCTAAAAACCTGCATAAAGGATGCTGTGAGGTATAAGGATGAATCCGAAATAGATGAAAAGATAGAAGAGATGGATAAAATTATTAAATATATCATTAAAATGTAG
- a CDS encoding DUF302 domain-containing protein, with protein sequence MDYGYKKKVNLSFVDAIQKTKKALSENGFGILSTIDMKYTLYEKLKVDIENYVILEACNPPNAHRAMQAEQDIGLLLPCNVIVYEFKGEVYVAAVRPTVLMGGIENNALHDVASDIENKLKKAIDAVK encoded by the coding sequence ATGGATTACGGATATAAGAAAAAGGTGAATCTATCATTTGTAGATGCAATTCAAAAAACAAAAAAAGCATTGTCAGAGAATGGCTTTGGTATCTTATCAACTATTGATATGAAATATACACTTTATGAGAAATTGAAAGTTGATATTGAAAATTATGTAATACTTGAAGCATGTAATCCTCCTAATGCACACAGAGCAATGCAGGCAGAACAGGATATCGGTTTATTGTTGCCATGCAATGTAATAGTATATGAATTTAAAGGTGAAGTATATGTTGCGGCTGTTCGTCCCACTGTTCTTATGGGAGGAATAGAGAATAATGCATTACATGATGTTGCATCAGATATCGAAAATAAACTTAAAAAAGCAATAGATGCTGTAAAATAG
- a CDS encoding GGDEF domain-containing protein: MIRKTISKGRVNCSVYIDNLSKIIVHLLIALKTSHKPIDIEIDKLKEKVKKIKFQEDIKPLEALRDEIAEFVIKYDEFILEQKRQFNRLLLNDVSILIALAKSAEADKRYRDKLDEVKEILKNRIDIESLKQAKEILFRLGTATKDSKDIVYRDIIEILFMLLDVESDDKKAKDYLEKVKQLNAKLSSSPYRLDETEIRKQLKELVEEKEKLEEEYIASLQTKLDKALKALIYTITTFSTSSNNYVNTFQGHIDEINNAISSKDVDVDELSRRLIGIAIKIKDTTITMKNEIEEYSKKMDEAKKTIEELKEKLKQAQENLIVDPLTGIYNRRGLLHFLPMEISKSTRYNQPLSVIMADLDHFSKINNTYGHLAGDIVLKGFCKTVKSLIRAGDIPIRYGGEEFLIILPNTTLEKAYDVAEKLREAIQRLKFKYKDETFSITSSFGVAQFRENDSIESLIKRADKALYKAKEKRNITVREDQV; this comes from the coding sequence ATGATAAGAAAGACTATTTCAAAGGGAAGGGTAAACTGTTCAGTTTATATAGACAACCTTTCAAAGATTATAGTTCATCTTCTCATAGCTCTGAAAACATCGCATAAGCCTATCGATATCGAGATAGATAAACTCAAAGAGAAGGTTAAAAAGATAAAATTTCAGGAGGATATAAAACCGCTTGAGGCTTTAAGGGATGAGATTGCCGAGTTTGTTATTAAATACGATGAGTTTATTCTTGAACAAAAAAGGCAGTTTAACAGGCTTTTGCTTAATGATGTCAGTATTCTTATTGCTCTTGCAAAATCAGCAGAGGCTGATAAGCGCTACAGGGATAAATTGGACGAGGTCAAGGAGATTTTAAAAAACAGGATTGATATTGAATCGCTTAAGCAGGCAAAGGAGATTCTTTTTAGGCTTGGCACAGCCACCAAGGATTCAAAAGATATCGTTTATCGAGATATTATTGAAATTTTATTTATGCTGCTTGATGTTGAAAGCGATGATAAAAAAGCAAAGGATTATTTAGAAAAGGTAAAGCAGCTAAACGCAAAACTCTCAAGCAGTCCATATAGGCTTGATGAGACAGAGATTAGAAAACAGCTAAAAGAGCTTGTGGAGGAGAAGGAAAAACTTGAAGAAGAATATATTGCATCGCTGCAGACCAAGCTTGATAAGGCACTGAAGGCTTTGATTTACACAATAACTACTTTTAGCACATCATCAAACAATTATGTCAATACATTTCAGGGGCATATAGATGAGATAAACAACGCTATAAGCAGCAAAGATGTGGATGTTGATGAGTTAAGCAGAAGACTTATTGGTATTGCAATAAAGATCAAAGATACAACCATAACCATGAAAAATGAAATCGAGGAATACTCAAAAAAGATGGATGAGGCTAAAAAAACGATAGAGGAGCTTAAAGAGAAGCTTAAACAGGCTCAGGAGAATCTCATTGTCGATCCGCTTACCGGTATTTACAACAGAAGAGGACTTTTACACTTCTTACCAATGGAGATCAGTAAATCCACAAGGTATAACCAGCCGCTTTCTGTCATTATGGCAGACCTTGACCATTTCAGCAAGATTAACAACACCTACGGACATTTAGCAGGTGATATTGTTTTGAAGGGTTTTTGTAAGACTGTAAAATCGTTAATTAGAGCAGGGGATATACCCATTAGATACGGAGGCGAGGAGTTTTTGATTATTCTACCCAACACAACATTAGAAAAGGCTTACGATGTTGCAGAGAAGCTAAGGGAAGCAATCCAGAGGCTAAAATTCAAATATAAAGATGAAACATTCAGTATAACCTCAAGCTTTGGTGTGGCTCAATTTAGAGAAAACGATAGCATTGAGTCTTTGATAAAAAGAGCCGATAAGGCGTTGTATAAGGCAAAAGAGAAAAGAAATATAACTGTCAGGGAGGATCAGGTATGA
- a CDS encoding ketopantoate reductase family protein — MNIVVYGAGALGLYFAGLLSTQNNVFCISRKRIADAVKQKGVVILKNGEEKRFEIEISSNPEDVDFGVDIVILASKSYDSQKNLQDIKNRWPFCNLITLQNGIYTEDLARKLFKESQIFPMVSNIGSRFVSDNVIEEFLNHGIVLGSLKRGVTFNHIATMFGYVGIDVLVSDNIMRDKWKKFMFYCGGATINALTDVLDLENKNSLWITKRVLNEMCEVGKKLDLDFDIDLLAREAFEFMMSFKPRSWKASVGQDLRRGRKTEIDYLNGYLVKLAKDVGVDVPVNETLYRLVKTLETTGLFTKIKDNL, encoded by the coding sequence ATGAATATAGTTGTTTATGGTGCAGGGGCTTTAGGTTTATATTTTGCGGGTTTGCTATCTACCCAAAACAATGTATTTTGTATTTCACGCAAAAGGATAGCAGATGCAGTAAAACAAAAAGGAGTTGTGATTTTAAAGAATGGTGAAGAAAAAAGGTTTGAAATTGAGATTTCATCAAATCCTGAAGATGTGGATTTTGGCGTTGATATAGTTATTTTAGCTTCAAAAAGCTACGATAGCCAGAAAAATCTTCAGGATATTAAAAACAGATGGCCGTTTTGTAATCTTATAACACTTCAAAACGGTATCTATACAGAGGATTTAGCCAGAAAGCTTTTTAAAGAATCTCAGATTTTTCCTATGGTTAGCAATATCGGCTCTCGTTTTGTATCTGATAATGTTATTGAGGAGTTTCTTAATCACGGTATCGTTTTGGGTAGTCTAAAAAGGGGGGTGACATTTAACCACATAGCAACGATGTTTGGATATGTAGGGATTGATGTACTTGTTTCAGATAATATCATGCGTGATAAATGGAAGAAATTTATGTTTTACTGCGGAGGAGCAACGATTAATGCATTAACAGATGTGCTGGATTTGGAAAATAAAAACTCATTATGGATAACAAAGCGGGTTCTTAATGAGATGTGTGAAGTTGGAAAAAAACTCGATCTTGATTTTGACATAGATCTTTTAGCCAGAGAGGCTTTTGAGTTTATGATGTCATTTAAGCCAAGAAGCTGGAAGGCAAGTGTGGGTCAGGATTTAAGGAGAGGTAGAAAAACAGAAATAGATTATCTAAACGGTTATCTTGTAAAACTTGCAAAAGATGTAGGTGTTGATGTGCCTGTCAATGAAACGCTCTATAGGCTTGTCAAGACCTTAGAAACAACAGGGTTGTTTACAAAGATAAAAGATAATTTGTGA
- a CDS encoding copper-translocating P-type ATPase: MDGMLSMNHKHNSNHDQHDSHNVNKHDHLEHHRRMADDFKKRFIVSLIVTFPILSLSPLVQQLVGISVSLPFNKYILWILSTFVYFYGGWPFFKGAYSELKDRQPGMMLLVALAISVAYIYSTAVVVALKGKYFFWELATLIDIMLIGHYIEMKSVISASKALEMLAKLLPKTAHLKIDDKFVDIDIEKLKKGNVVLVKAGEKIPADGTIIKGETYIDESMITGESKPIKKSINDRVIGGSTNGDGTIEIIVEQAGKESYIHKVIELVKQAQSSKSKTQRIADIAAKWLTIIAISAGTITFLYWYFFGPSLEFAIERMATVMIITCPHALGLAIPLVSAVSTSIAAKNGLLIRNRTAFENSKNIDIMAFDKTGTLTKGNFIVSSVVIFDKKYTQENIIQYAASLEQGSEHPIARGIIEKFKKIKSPLLDVEKFNVLKGEGVEGIINGSKIALVSEQYLKRNNIKITFDNTYQGSFVYVLKDNKPIGLIVLSDEIREESKEAIKDLHNLGIKCWMITGDNKNIAEYVSKVLNIDGYFAEVLPHEKLVKIKQLQENNNFVAMTGDGINDAPALAQADIGIAIGSGTDVAIETADIILTNSSPKDVVSLILLGRATYNKIIQNLLWAVGYNVVAIPLAAGVLYNYGILISPAIGAGLMSLSTVIVAINSKLLRIKKEYK; encoded by the coding sequence ATGGATGGAATGTTATCTATGAATCATAAACATAATAGTAATCACGATCAACATGATAGCCATAATGTAAATAAACATGACCATTTAGAGCATCATAGGAGGATGGCTGATGACTTCAAAAAGAGGTTTATAGTATCATTGATTGTGACTTTTCCTATTCTTTCACTTTCCCCTTTAGTTCAGCAGTTAGTCGGTATAAGTGTAAGTCTTCCTTTCAATAAATATATACTGTGGATTTTATCTACTTTTGTGTATTTTTATGGAGGATGGCCTTTTTTTAAAGGTGCTTATAGTGAGTTAAAAGATAGACAACCAGGAATGATGCTTCTTGTTGCATTAGCAATCAGCGTGGCCTACATTTACAGCACAGCAGTGGTTGTTGCTTTAAAGGGTAAATACTTTTTCTGGGAATTGGCAACTCTGATAGATATTATGCTAATTGGCCATTATATAGAAATGAAATCGGTTATAAGTGCCTCAAAAGCTTTAGAGATGCTTGCAAAACTTTTGCCTAAAACAGCTCATTTGAAAATAGATGATAAATTTGTTGATATCGATATAGAAAAATTGAAGAAGGGAAATGTTGTTTTAGTTAAAGCTGGGGAAAAGATTCCTGCAGACGGTACGATCATTAAAGGCGAGACCTACATTGATGAATCTATGATTACTGGCGAATCGAAACCAATAAAAAAGTCAATAAATGATAGAGTAATAGGTGGTTCAACAAATGGTGATGGAACAATTGAGATTATTGTTGAACAGGCTGGTAAAGAGTCGTATATACATAAAGTTATTGAGCTTGTCAAACAAGCGCAATCTTCAAAATCAAAGACGCAGAGAATAGCTGATATCGCTGCAAAATGGCTTACAATAATTGCTATATCAGCTGGAACTATTACATTTTTGTATTGGTATTTTTTTGGACCGAGTTTAGAATTTGCTATAGAGAGAATGGCAACAGTTATGATTATTACTTGTCCACACGCATTGGGGTTAGCAATACCTTTAGTTAGCGCAGTATCAACCTCAATAGCAGCTAAAAATGGTTTACTAATTAGGAACAGAACTGCTTTTGAGAACTCTAAAAATATAGATATTATGGCATTTGATAAAACGGGAACACTGACTAAAGGAAATTTTATAGTATCATCGGTTGTAATTTTTGATAAAAAATATACTCAAGAAAATATAATCCAATATGCAGCATCGTTAGAACAAGGTTCTGAACATCCTATTGCAAGAGGAATAATAGAAAAGTTCAAAAAAATAAAGAGCCCGTTGTTGGATGTAGAAAAATTCAATGTTTTAAAGGGAGAAGGTGTTGAAGGCATAATTAATGGATCTAAAATTGCACTTGTTAGTGAACAATATCTTAAAAGAAACAATATAAAAATAACTTTTGATAATACTTATCAGGGTTCTTTTGTGTATGTCCTTAAAGATAATAAACCTATCGGACTAATTGTGTTATCAGATGAAATAAGAGAGGAGTCAAAAGAGGCGATTAAGGATTTACATAATTTAGGTATTAAATGCTGGATGATTACAGGGGATAATAAAAATATAGCTGAATATGTTAGTAAGGTGCTAAATATAGATGGGTATTTTGCAGAGGTTTTGCCTCACGAAAAACTTGTTAAAATAAAGCAATTACAAGAGAATAATAATTTTGTTGCCATGACAGGTGATGGTATTAATGATGCACCTGCGCTTGCTCAAGCCGACATTGGTATAGCCATTGGATCAGGTACTGATGTTGCAATTGAAACGGCTGACATTATTTTAACCAATAGCTCTCCAAAAGATGTTGTATCATTGATTTTGTTAGGTAGGGCAACATACAATAAAATCATTCAAAATTTATTGTGGGCTGTGGGTTACAATGTTGTGGCAATACCCCTTGCAGCTGGAGTTTTATATAATTATGGTATATTAATATCTCCAGCTATTGGAGCCGGTTTAATGTCTTTAAGCACTGTGATTGTAGCAATAAATTCTAAGCTGTTGAGAATTAAAAAAGAGTATAAATAG
- a CDS encoding M24 family metallopeptidase: MNQERLNKLIEKMDEFNIDGVVLFNEADIRYFSNFKSGGVLIVLKDQVKLFTNRLVYEEARQLLGDRVELGSDLDDIAKFLKSNGVLRVGFDFLRSTYAQIKAFDEFEIVDFTNQTLMLRMIKDRDEINAIRKAAVVARNAFLKVYPYLKPGLTEKEIADELACQLKKHGAEKEAFDTIVATGPNAAYPHHQPTDRKIEEGDFVVIDFGAKVDGYHSDTTYTFLMGKKTDEKRELFNAVFYAQLYSTEMIAPSRTKASEVYKRAKSELAKFGLDKYFIHSLGHGIGLEVHEFPFLNEKNDMVIQPNMVFTIEPGIYIPGKLGIRLEHMVLVKENDTEVIAFTPFMEIM; this comes from the coding sequence ATGAATCAGGAGAGGCTTAATAAACTAATAGAGAAGATGGATGAATTTAACATAGACGGGGTTGTGCTGTTTAATGAGGCAGATATTAGATACTTCAGTAATTTTAAAAGTGGTGGCGTACTCATTGTTTTAAAGGATCAAGTAAAATTGTTTACAAATAGGCTTGTCTATGAAGAGGCAAGACAGCTGCTTGGCGATAGGGTTGAACTTGGAAGCGACCTTGATGATATAGCTAAGTTTTTAAAAAGTAACGGTGTATTAAGGGTTGGGTTTGATTTTTTAAGGTCAACATACGCACAGATTAAGGCGTTTGATGAGTTTGAGATTGTGGATTTTACAAATCAAACGCTAATGTTGAGGATGATTAAAGACAGGGATGAGATTAACGCTATCAGAAAGGCTGCAGTTGTTGCGCGAAACGCATTTTTAAAGGTTTATCCTTATCTAAAGCCGGGTTTAACAGAAAAAGAGATAGCTGATGAGCTTGCCTGTCAATTGAAAAAGCATGGTGCAGAAAAAGAGGCGTTTGATACGATTGTTGCAACAGGACCTAATGCAGCATATCCGCACCATCAGCCAACGGATAGAAAAATAGAAGAAGGGGATTTTGTTGTTATAGACTTTGGTGCAAAGGTCGATGGATACCATTCAGATACAACATACACCTTTTTGATGGGCAAAAAGACTGATGAGAAGAGGGAGTTGTTTAACGCTGTATTTTATGCTCAGCTTTACTCAACTGAGATGATAGCACCCTCAAGAACAAAGGCAAGTGAGGTTTACAAAAGGGCAAAAAGCGAGCTTGCTAAGTTTGGTCTGGATAAATATTTTATCCACTCACTGGGTCATGGGATAGGGTTGGAGGTTCATGAGTTTCCTTTCTTGAATGAGAAAAATGATATGGTTATTCAGCCCAATATGGTTTTTACGATAGAGCCGGGGATTTATATTCCAGGAAAACTTGGCATTAGACTTGAACATATGGTGCTTGTTAAGGAAAACGACACAGAAGTAATAGCCTTCACACCGTTTATGGAGATAATGTAG
- a CDS encoding SHOCT domain-containing protein, translating to MFHGMYGLGFRGIGGWYMGILILVVFVIAILFLVKFGFNNSPHRDRDYSRDEYNPMSIGDEDPIVILKKRYAKGEIDKETFEKMKKDLEKL from the coding sequence GTGTTTCATGGAATGTATGGTTTAGGATTTAGGGGAATAGGAGGATGGTATATGGGTATTTTAATTTTAGTCGTTTTTGTTATTGCAATCCTTTTTTTAGTGAAGTTTGGGTTTAACAATTCGCCTCATAGGGATAGAGATTACAGTAGGGATGAATATAACCCGATGTCAATAGGAGATGAAGATCCTATTGTGATTTTAAAAAAAAGGTATGCAAAGGGTGAAATAGACAAAGAAACTTTTGAAAAAATGAAAAAAGATTTAGAGAAATTATAG